From a region of the Aeoliella mucimassa genome:
- a CDS encoding DUF6786 family protein, which produces MRRSKLRLQASRKDQRALQNCLHLWLAALFVMTMAGCNESVESTDGPAESSAAIEESDEMQQDKNFGRDVEFLNEYVKTIVLRSDDGQSLVAVVPDYQGRVMTSSATGAEGTSFGWINYKHIESREVAKHINVYGGEERFWLGPEGGQFSIFFAPGAKFDLSDWQTPASIDTEPFEVVSQDDSQASFTREATLQNYSGSQFKLRIDRQVELVAPSAAQESLEIDAEGLQLVGYRTTNSVTNTGDNPWTKESGMLSIWLLGMYKPGLETTIVVPYEQGSDEQLGPIVNDAYFGKVPAERLEATDGVIFMSGDGKYRSKIGLSPQRAKQVCGSYDAKRQVLTIVKYNMPAGVADYVNSMWELQESPFAGDTVNAYNDGPPEPGAEPLGPFYELETSSPALALSPSETGTHISETYHLQGDAASLDRVAQQVFGVGLQSIRSALQ; this is translated from the coding sequence TGGCTGGATGCAACGAGTCGGTAGAGTCCACTGACGGTCCCGCCGAATCTTCGGCAGCTATCGAGGAGAGCGACGAGATGCAGCAAGACAAGAATTTTGGTCGAGACGTGGAATTTCTTAACGAGTACGTGAAGACGATCGTGCTACGTAGCGACGATGGTCAATCGCTCGTGGCCGTGGTCCCCGATTATCAAGGGCGGGTCATGACCTCGTCGGCCACCGGTGCGGAGGGCACCAGTTTCGGCTGGATCAACTACAAGCATATTGAGTCGAGGGAAGTCGCTAAGCACATCAACGTGTATGGTGGAGAAGAACGTTTCTGGCTCGGACCCGAAGGAGGGCAGTTCAGCATCTTCTTCGCGCCCGGGGCGAAGTTCGATCTAAGCGACTGGCAGACCCCCGCTTCGATAGATACCGAACCGTTCGAAGTAGTTTCGCAGGACGACTCGCAAGCAAGTTTTACCCGCGAAGCGACTCTCCAGAACTACTCGGGTAGCCAATTCAAGTTGCGGATTGATCGCCAGGTGGAACTCGTCGCGCCCAGCGCTGCCCAAGAGTCGCTAGAGATCGATGCCGAAGGGCTACAGTTAGTTGGGTATCGAACCACAAATTCCGTGACCAACACTGGCGACAATCCATGGACAAAAGAGTCGGGCATGCTGTCGATTTGGTTGTTAGGGATGTACAAGCCGGGGCTCGAGACCACGATCGTGGTGCCTTACGAGCAAGGCAGCGATGAGCAACTCGGCCCGATCGTGAACGATGCTTACTTTGGCAAGGTGCCTGCCGAGCGTCTCGAGGCGACTGACGGCGTGATCTTCATGTCAGGCGATGGCAAATACCGCTCGAAGATCGGACTCTCTCCCCAGCGAGCCAAGCAGGTGTGCGGCAGCTACGACGCTAAGCGTCAAGTGCTTACCATCGTGAAGTACAATATGCCGGCAGGTGTCGCCGACTACGTGAACTCCATGTGGGAACTGCAGGAGAGTCCCTTCGCTGGTGATACGGTAAACGCGTACAACGATGGTCCTCCGGAGCCTGGAGCCGAGCCACTCGGCCCATTCTACGAGCTGGAGACTTCGAGCCCCGCACTAGCACTCTCGCCAAGTGAAACCGGCACGCACATCTCGGAGACTTATCACTTGCAAGGAGATGCTGCGAGTCTCGATCGCGTTGCTCAGCAGGTGTTTGGAGTCGGGCTGCAATCCATTCGCTCGGCGCTGCAATAG